A stretch of DNA from Lycium ferocissimum isolate CSIRO_LF1 chromosome 4, AGI_CSIRO_Lferr_CH_V1, whole genome shotgun sequence:
tataaaagtttGATAAGAAATGGATCTTGAACTTAATTTCAACTCAAAAAGTGGCTCCTAAAATGAAGATTTGGGAAAGTAAAGATTACATACAATCAGGTGTAACGTGTCAAAGGTCATTGAGTCGTCGTAAAGGAGATTAGTGTTTTCGCGCTTTTAAGCAACAAGGCAAAAACTttatgagggcaaaatttaaagaccaccccaaaagaaggacaatccgtgaAAAAAAATGGACAAGAAATAGCAGTATTGTGGTTACCTGGTTGTGTAATAAAAAATTTGTAACTCTTTCAGGACTTTTAATAAATCGAAACTAACATTTAATTGGATTTGAAATCAAACTCTCTACCGCTCTTCTGTCTCGGAGATAAATTATCCGCCTCTGAAGTGGGATAATTCAATAGGATCGGATCAATTTGACATTTTCATGGTTTAGAGAAGCCCCATACGTGTGGACTATGTGCtgtatatatttcattttaaaaaaaaagaccacGTGAAAAAGGAAAGGCATGAATCACGATACTTTGGacaaaaacgaaaaaaatacTTAATATAACGACACTAACGTACTTAACGTCCGTAAGATAATGAAGCAATCTTATTGGCCTGACCTATCCACGTACCATTGCTTCTCTAACCAGATTTCCCTGTCCTGTCACACGcgtatatatgtacacaaatatACGTATTCTTTATCCCCCATTCCATTGACTTCATTACTTGACTTGCAAGTTTAGTACCCATATAAATCTTCATCTTTTTTGAAGTCCTCTTGAAAATCGAAGAAATAAGGTTACTCTTTACATTTCGAAGGTCTTTTTTAtccaaaatcaagaaaaccccgTCAAGAATCTGTTTTTATTCCATTTGTTTCAGTATTTCACAGATTCTTGGAAATTGGAAGAATTTACTTCATACCCAAGAATGAAAATGTTGagaattttcattttcttggtgttgtttagtTTTGCCATTGGAAATGAAAATCTCAACTCTCATGTGTTTCCTAGGCCATTAATTATCGAGTATCCTGAAAATAATGAGCCCCAATTGAAGGAATATGATGAACTTAAGTTGTTGAAATGTACAAGTTGGAGGTTTGCTGTTGAAGCTAATAATTTAAGTCCATGGAAGACTATTCCAGAGGAATGTGCTGATTATGTGAGGCAATATATTGTGGGTCCGGGTTATAAGATGGATATTGATAGAGTTTCAAATGAGGCTGGAGAATATGCTAAAAGTGTGAATTTGGGAGAAGATGGCAAAGATGTGTGGGTTTTTGATATAGATGAGACTTTGCTTTCTCATCTTCCTTATTATTCTGACCATGGTTATGGGTATGATTCTTTGACTAATTTTCTGTGCATTTTTTGTTAAGGGCTAATCGCACATTTGATCTCCaaattattgataaattctTATGTTAGTCCTTATGATCTATTTGATGGGCGAAAGATTGCTTATCGGACACCGCCAGCACtcttaaacaaattaaaactgTCTAATAATGAAAATTTCCCCTGTTCAGTCAACATCCATTATGTAGAATGCTTTAGATTGAGGATTAGTTTTGCTACATCTTTCTTTGAAGTCCTTATGATATTGGTCACTCACATTTGACTTCAAATTGATTGAAATGTTTGTTTATGACATTTCAAAATGTCCTTTTGAAGTTTTGAATATTCAAACCAAATTTACCTTGATTGTCAATTGTTCCACTATTATTTACTCATGTGTAATGTTAGGTTTGTATTGTTACTCTATATTTGACAGTAATATAGTTCTAAAAATAGttcaaatataacatatttcttaTATAAAGGGACAAAAACACGAATTTCAATTGATTGAAGGTTGAATACGTTTAATCAGACATCTGATGTTACCAATAACTGAGGGATCAAAATTGCTATTATCCCTTTTGCTAAATTTATACTTATGGTACTCTtaaacataatgaatttttttcctGTCCAGTCAAAATCCATTATGTAAAATGAGATAGATTGAATATCTGTTTTGCTAATTTCCATTTTGAAGGGGAATTTCTCTATTTTACTTGGAGTTAAGGTTCTGCTTCTAAACAATTTTTGATATTTACTGTTCATGAGATTTCTTTTTGGCCACTATACCACTTCGTTTAATAGTAAGCTAGTGGTGATTTGTGTTAATTTCTATATTGTAGATTGGAGGTTTTTGATAGCGTGGAATTTGATAAATGGGTTGAGAAGGGAACGGCGCCAGCCTTAGGGTCCAGTTTGAAGCTTTATCAAGAAGTTCTGAGTCTGGGATTCAAAGTTTTCTTGCTGACTGGTCGCAGCGAAAGACACAGAAATATTACGGTGGAGAATTTGATGAATGCTGGATTCCGTGATTGGCACAAGCTCATTCTGAggtgagtaaatgagtatgattATATCAATAAAGTTTGCTGATTTCATTCTTGgtgataaaaaaaagaaaacatacatgaGATAGGAAACATATTCAGAAAGAAAAATTTGTCTGAAAGAGTTTTCGAACAACCATGCCATTGCTTATCGGCTAATCCTGTATTAGAGTTCCTTTTTTGTCCCTACTAAGACTTAATATGTATGAAGGCACACTGCTATATATATTCTCAGAAAGACAACACCAAGTCCATCAAATGAAATCAGTAAAGCTTTGCTTCTTCTTTCACATGTTTGGTTGGTTGCTGAAGTTTTATTGTGTGTATACTCTTGAACTATACTGATAAGTTAACAGCTGGAACTTTATACAAATATTAGGCTTGATACTGTTTCCAGGATCCTTCATAGATGAAACATTACTCTCTAAAAGTTAATGCATTTAAAATGTGTGTTTCGGAACCTAACTCTAGAAACACGTATCTGACAATCTCTAATTTAGGGTCTGGCTTCTAAGTTCTGAGTTTGCTGCTTGCTTAATTACATATATTTGCTTCAAAATCGTACTACATTATATAGTTTCTATGAATAACTTAAGGGAATCCCCAATCAGGATGTGCTTTGTGACATAGATGAACAAATGTTGTTAGTAGATTAAGTCCATATGTTTTTCAAGTTGAATTAAACTTTACCATACTGCGGACCTTCGTAAATCTTCTTAAATAAATGGGCAGAATAGCTTGGGACCCCCCTGAACTTGTCGATTTTTATTCGGTGTACACCTAAACTATGCGTTGGCTtaattacccccctgaacttggTAATATGATAGTCTCGACCCCCCTAGACGCTGGCAACCCATGGTCGTGTGACACACGCGCTGCCACATGGATTTTTTTGTCCATGTGGCAttttttaaggataaaatatatattttttacctttttaagtTCACCAATTATTTAGATCATCTTTTTTGGGTCAAATCTGTAAAAAAAGAACTTGAAACAACAATATTTTGaccatactttttttttatttggctaaagataatgatattctaatcaagttatttttatatatttggccagaaaaagaagaaatacacaGTTAAAGCAAATAATCATTGCatctaaaaagaaataaataaaatatcaaccaaatattttaagaatttgacccgaaaaaaataatgtagagttgaaataaatagtaattgcatgaaaagaaaaatacacaatttttttttttgtagaaaataCACCGTCTAAACTTCATTACTTTTGCTAAACCTTctttttatttggctaaaatAAATAGAGTTTCAACTAAGTTATTTAGATTTggatccaaaaaaaaagaagaaaaaaacacatagttgaaataaataatcattatatctaaaaagaaaaagatacaattgggataaaatatgcaatgaatattaagaaaaaccaaaaagaaacacaattggaaaaaataaatcattataTTGATTATAAGGCAATTAATAGTTGAAAAATACTCCACTTGGAAgctaatttttcaatttttgaccCTTCCACGCGCCTAAAAGAGAGTGTGTTCACGctctttgccacatcagcgTCTAGGGGGTGGTCGAGACTATCATATTAccaagttcaggggggtaattaAGCCAATGCATAGTTTAGGTgtacactaaataaaaattgataAGTTCAGGGGGTCCCAAGCTATTCTTCCTAAATAAATGTTATGCATATTTACTTATCCCACATATGACATATCCGTCTGATGCCAGATGATGTTTAGCTTTAGCATGTATATCGTCTTTCTCGTTTTCTTGAATAACACGTggtcaactttttattttgtcTGAATTCCTAGTTTTGtatactaaggatgttcaatttGAAGTCTAAAACATTAATGTCGATTCTTGGTTTGAACATGGGGGTTAGGGCTTGTGGGAGGGAAAAGTTATGTACTTTGTACCATCTCAAGTGGTTGCACTTAGCACTTCAACATGTtgcatatcttttttttttttccttctcataGTCAGGATCAGAAAAATGACAATGACAATGCTACTGTATCATGCTTTTCTAAGTAATCTGGATAAATCCTGAGTAAAAATTTGTTTAATGATTGTATGCAGGGGCTCAGATGACCATGGTAAAACAGCAACAACCTTTAAATCAGAGAGGAGAAATGAGANNNNNNNNNNNNNNNNNNNNNNNNNNNNNNNNNNNNNNNNNNNNNNNNNNNNNNNNNNNNNNNNNNNNNNNNNNNNNNNNNNNNNNNNNNNNNNNNNNNNCGCAAGGTAATGAAGCAATCTTATTGGCCTGACCCATGCACCTACTATTGCTTCCCTAACCAGATTTCCTGTCACACCTAGGTACAATTATACGTATTCTTTATCCCCATTCCATTGACTTCATTACTTCTCTTGCAAGTTTAGTACCCATATAAATCTTTATCTTTTCTGAATTCGTCTCGAAAATCGAAGAAATAAGGTTACTCTTTACAATTTGAAGGTCTTTTTTAtccaaaatcaagaaaaccccaTCAAGAATTCCATTTGTTTCAGTATTTCACAGATTCTTGGAAAGTTGGTAGAACTTACTTCATACCCAAGAATGATCTTGagaattttcattttcattttcttggtGTTGTTCAGTTTTGCcattggaaatgaaaatatCAATTCTCATGCCTTTCCTAGGCCATTAATTATCGAGTATCCTGAAAATAATGAACCCCAATTGAAGGAATATGATGAACTACTTCAGTTGAAGTGTACAAGCTGGAGATTTGCTGTTGAAGCTAATAATTTAAGTCCATGGAAGAGTATTCCAGAGGAATGTGCTGATTATGTGAGGCAATATATTGAAGGTAGGGGTTATAAAATGGACATTGATAGAGTTTCAAATGAGGCTGGAACTTATGCTAAAAGTGTGAATTTGGGTGAAGATGGAAAAGATGTGTGGGTTTTTGATGTTGATGAAACTTTGCTTTCTAATCTTCCTTATTATTCTGAACATGGTTATGGGTATGATTCTTTGACTAATTTCCTTTgcattttttgttaaatttactTCCTTATACCATACccagtgtagtcccacaagtggggtttggggaggggtagtatgtacgcagaccttacccttacCTTTATGGGTAGAAagattgtttccgatagaccctgcCAGCACtcttaaacaaattaaaactgTCTAATAATGAAAATTTCCCCTGTTCAGTCAACATCCATTATGTAGAATGCTTTAGATTGAGGATTAGTTTTGCTGATTTCCATTTTGAAGGGGACTTTTTCTATTTACTTCCATTTGGTCACTCAATTT
This window harbors:
- the LOC132051637 gene encoding acid phosphatase 1-like → MILRIFIFIFLVLFSFAIGNENINSHAFPRPLIIEYPENNEPQLKEYDELLQLKCTSWRFAVEANNLSPWKSIPEECADYVRQYIEGRGYKMDIDRVSNEAGTYAKSVNLGEDGKDVWVFDVDETLLSNLPYYSEHGYGLEVFDSVEFDKWVEKGTAPALGSSLKLYQEVLSLRFKVFLLTGRSERLRSVTMENLMTAGFHDWHKLILRGPDDHGKTAATFKSERRSEMAEEGFRIVGNSGDQWSDLLGSSMSSRSFKLPNPMYYIP
- the LOC132053781 gene encoding acid phosphatase 1-like gives rise to the protein MKMLRIFIFLVLFSFAIGNENLNSHVFPRPLIIEYPENNEPQLKEYDELKLLKCTSWRFAVEANNLSPWKTIPEECADYVRQYIVGPGYKMDIDRVSNEAGEYAKSVNLGEDGKDVWVFDIDETLLSHLPYYSDHGYGLEVFDSVEFDKWVEKGTAPALGSSLKLYQEVLSLGFKVFLLTGRSERHRNITVENLMNAGFRDWHKLILRGSDDHGKTATTFKSERRNE